The genomic interval cggtacagtccctcccctccccccgCTAgtaaacatcttcctacgTCACTGCGCGCGAATGCATGGTGTCAAGCTCAACAACTACAAACTTGTCTACGTGTAGCTATTTCGTGTATAGCGTAGCGGATCGATGAGATACATTCTTACGCAGAGCTGGCGGAACGGCTACGGCGGTACGTACGGTCATGCCCGTAGCacgttttgaaagttttctaaaaACCTAAAAAGTTGTCTGGAAACTTGTATGCGACGCACATGTAGACGGCGTGTTGTCCACGCTGTTAATCAGACTGTCTGCTAGATCATTGTGCCCAATTTCCGTGATGCAGTTATGTTGACCACGCCTTCTCATAGCGTGCGTTAGACAATAGCACATTGGTTTTGATTCGCCACAGGCCTGTTACGTCGAACGGTCCAACATCTGACCTGTAGAAGGCAAAGATATTCAAGACTGCTTCTGTAAGAGGCCATCAGCTGATTTCTTGGAATGGTGCTTTACTTTCCTGTAGACCCTAATTCTTCCAAATCTCGCTTATTTAGGTAGATGCATGCGAGTCCCTACGACGATTTCATGACATTGacgttttgttgttttttctaATAGAGGAGCTGACTGTAACTAAAACTCCTGGGTTTTAGTAGCTTCTAGTTTCATTTTGTAAATTGATCTAGAGAAGGtatacagtgaaacctgtaccAGCGACCACCTTCTCTCAGCGACCACCTGGCTTTAGCGACCGCATCTGCCTGGCACGGAACGTTGTCCCATacaatagctactgtactaagcgaccacctgcCCAACGCGACCAACGACCGCTAATCCAAAGTCCCTACAGCAATTAACACCTCTTCTAAGCGACCACAATGTACCTTTTCCGTCTTGATTACACATTCCAACACGGCTGTCATCTCTCAGAGGTGTTGCCGACACACGTGCGGTACACTTGTATCCCGCATGATGTCGCGAAACGTTCTGAGTCTAGgggcgcgtctccactagggcttaaacatgtttacaacctgtttaagtctaaacatgtttaagaataatgCGTCTCCACTggcgttaaacctgtttaactctaaacctaaacagcttttgctaaacatgtttcagaggtagtttaacgaaagtggtttaggtttaacagtcacgtgatataaacGCGCGTTCCAAAACGgtggatgttagttctttcacgctgttctttctctttctttggagactattggaagaagacaaaactaggcaatgtcagagagtgcttagactgatgcagagtgtcaggagagagccatttggcgaagacagagacttgtgtctgtgattgttcttcagacgacaagaagacggtctccgactgtctggtgcacaagaaacgaattcgcgcggtacaacaaagtcccggataattcttttaatagcccggaataaatggacaagtggagacgctgtctactaaacatgtttagagtttaaacatgtttaatgttaaacatgtttaaagggcaacaagtggagacacagcctagGTGACTGGGTAAAGGATAATTCAGCTGTCTGATAAAGGAATTTCAGCGAGGCAGATAGCAGGCAGGTGACAGGCAAATGTCGTTGACGCTGGACAACATGGCATTGACACAAGTGACACTGAAGATGATGGTGATTATGATCCACCTCAAATTCGAGttcaaacttacaaacaagccGAAGAGCTCGTGGACGACCTATTCCAGTTTTCACTCATCAAAAATGATCAGAAAATGCTGGATTGGTTGCAAAGCTGGAAAGTGTGGTGCAGAAAATGAGTTTGGAAGCCAGGCAGCAGCAAACTCTATCCAGTTTCTTTTCCCTGTCACAGTAGCTAGCTTTGATTAGAACAGTCTGTAACCACATGGACGCAAAACAGTATGTACAttgcacaaaacaagaaacgagaCGTTTAGGACTTTGTAAGTTTCGTGTCGTGGTGGTCTGGCATGCAGGGCTATAGGTGTGTGGAAGCGCGAGGCTTCCTCTACTAAACGACCACTTGTCCTAAGCGACCAATACCCCTGGGTCCCACAtagtacaggtttcactgtagTAGATAtgtagcagacagacagacagactgttatGACAGACGATTACTATTCCTTCCTATTCGTGGGGGTAGGAAGCACGGGGGCACGGGCACGTGCTCCCACTTTTTTCCAGGTTCTGATTTTCAAATCTCTGTCTAATGTTATCCACATTACTTTATTTAGGGAAGTATTTGGAGATGCCGCTAAAGCGTATGAATCTGTTGTGTACTGTCATGTTTTAGCTATTACCTACCTGCAGCATGAAGTTTGATATCATCTATCAAAACTTtacctagttaattaattaatcaacgcCGAATACTATAGACCTGCTATTTACAGGATTTGGCATTGTACTGTGATAAAGAGTATTATAGATTATAGATAATACTTTGCTTGCGCATGTGggtttataattattatgtacgtacagtactcATCTAACCATATTTCGCGGGTTTTCTCCATACATGgtattggtcacgtgacaccgTGACCACGTGCTTGGATTCTGGCAGCGACTCGCTCCGACTGATCTGCGAAGAGGTATCAAACTTGATGAGCCGGTTATATTTATGTTTTGCTACTGTAGGAGGTTGGAATTTAGACGAAGTCTCACGCGTATCTACGGGCCCCCACGAAAATGCCTTGAATGGTAGGGCTAATTAGTAGGCCTACGCCTAACTATGGTTGGTCTACATTGTTCGAAACGTGTCCTTGCTGTCTGGATATTGTGTACAGACTTCTTCAAGCTTGCCTGCAAGGATGATCGAGCAAGACTACGGCGAATAGTCAGTAGTGTTCTACACGTAGTACAATGAATCGGTATACGTACTGCAACACCTTGTACTACCGTATTTACAGTATGTGGACGTCTCGACGGCTCTGTAGGGTTATGTAGTGTCTAGTTTATTGGCGCAAGACGGGTGTGAGAGGTCGAGGCTAGGTTCGGTTTGCTGGAGCCTTTGTACTTCTCAACTTTGGGATTCTAGGCTGTTGTCAATTAAGCGttggtaagagattgcagTTAGCTATGTTATGAAGCGTCGCAGTGTAATGGcggatcagaaatggcacttgtaGCGCATCATTCGCttttgaacgcgtacacagcttcccagttgaagctgcaatgcgtcatatgcTTCTACGTCAACTGCGGTCTGCGTAGTGCACGGTAATTTAGCTAAGATGCAACGGtacagtcgtttcctgtaGTCAACGCCTAGTGACGCCTACGACGTCCCTAGAGACATGCCATGACCGCAAGGTGGTGGGATGACgtgcatccgggactgcaatctaCACTAGGaagtacacatgcacacggtTGTTCTGTTACGTCATGAAATGGTGCGTTGGCATTTATTGAATAAAGGTATACTAGTATCACAGAATTCAGAGTGTGCATCTTCTACTATTGGTGCAAAAGGTGTCTTTTCAATTTGCACATTTTTATGTCTGTTAAGGTAATTAACATGTATCAGATGGTGTTTAGTTAAAGACTAAAGTTATCTAGTATGATAGGGTTGCAAACTCTAAATCCTGTAACAGTACCATAGCATGCACATTTTcgtgttgttaattaatttgattttAGCATATGGtgtttaatttgttaattatggATTTAGGTGAAGGTGATTGTACAAGTTAAGTCGAAGTCAACAACAGCTTATTGATTAATTCTTTCTACGTTTGTTGGGCCATTGATGTTGAGATGGCAAAGCGATGTCTTTTGGATTTGCTGTTAGGTTGTGCTTCGGAGTCAGAGCTGCAGGCTGCACATCACGTGTTTGAACATGAAAGAAAAACCAAGTTTGAAGGAGCTTGCACTGGCCTCCCTTACAACTTTCCTTTATGTCGTGGATGGAATAATTTGTCTTTGAATGTAGCCGTAGTAGCTCAGGTGGGGTCGGGTCATATTGAGTCTGCGAAGCTTGTTCCTGATGTGGCAAAACATTTTGCTGTTGGTTTGGTTACAATGCCGTGCATTTGTGCGGGAGAAGAAGACAAATACAGAGGAAAAGAATATGGGACAGTTGTGTTTGACAgcagaacaacaacagaatgtGGAGGGTTAGGGAAGGAAGACCAAATGGTTCAATTTCATGCTTGTTACAAGGAATTAGACGAATGTCTTTCTTCAGCAGCACTGAATACGCTTTTTAGTCACAAGTGGTCATCATGTCTTCTTGCTGTAGCATATCGTACCAGTCCACGATATGTGAAGGAGCTGCTGTTAGAATGTATTTTAGAGAAAGAAGGCATCACTAAGAGAAAACTTCTTACAGCTGTGGAATCCAAACTTTTGGGTTTGACCAAACGTGACAGTGATGAGGTGCTAGAGAAGATGTGGAGAGAGCATAAGCTATTGGTATATGCAGGAGGCAAGCGATGGGAATACAAGGCAACTGAAGGAGAGTTGTTTGGTAATGTTCAAGTGAATTTCCACGTGAAGACAAGAAATTTACTGTTGTGTTTTCATCAATAGGATCAGTCTTCATCGACGCTGAGAGACTTGACATAGCAAAAGTGAATCAACGAATGGCAGATAATGATGTCAACGTTATTGATAAAGTTGCCCATTCATTCATGGAACAAGCGACTCACAGTTTCAGTCTTAGATTGCCTGTTGTGATGACGGTAATATCTGGCTACCACACAGAAAGCTGCAAGCCAGTGTATTTTGAAGCTTATGCTGCTGCCACTCCACCTGCATTTCTGAAAAAAGTTATCACTAAAAAGAAGTCTGTGATCAGTACGTGATGTGTTCAAATCGATATGCAGCCAGTTAtgtgaaaatatattttatatgcTTTAGAGGTTGCAGTTGTTAGGCTAGTGAAGGCTCAGCTGTTTGATTTGTCTGACATGGTGGTTGACAAGTGGCATGATTTGGCTGGTCATCTCAGCATGAGCAGATGTGATCTTGAGATGATAGAACCGGAGGTTCATACAAAGAAGGAACGAGCACGTAAGATGCTATACACACAGCGGTTGATGCTAGGAGACAATGCAACTATAGAGAAAGTAAACGCTGAGCTAAAACAGATTGATCATgagcagaagaagaagaaagtcATTGCGAGTAAGAGACTATAATGTTGTGACGTGGTGTTGTACATTTGTATATTTTGAATGCATGTTTTCCAAGCAGCTTTACCAAGTCTAGAATAGTCTGATCTTGTTACATTTTGCTGGAAGCTTGTATGTTGGTTGGATTGTTTGCTCATTGCTATAATTGGTTAACTTAGCATGTGGTAATTCACTACCAGTAGCAAATGCTAATCCTATGGAAAGACTTGTAAGACTAATATGTGTGATCTCTTGCTTGTGTGTTAGGTATAGTGTTGTTGCTCAATGAGGTAATTGAAGAGAAGCAATTTTGTGGTCGCAAGAAAGAGTTGACAATTTTATCCAACACACTGTGGGGAGAAAAAGCTCCACAGATGTTTACGTcctgtgttgtggtgtgtttgtttgtcagtgtaaATGCAACATTTGGTGTTAACTGATTTTGTGTATTTCATGTAGGTGATCAAAAGAATGAGCGGACGGGGGAAATCACTTTTGGCAAACGCACTTAtgcacaatgtaaacactTGAACTCACATTACTGGTAGTTTTGTGTCAACAGTGACCACGTTGTCTATGTCTGTTTACAGCTCACAAGTTTCTCTTTAAGTTCACCTTCTGTTTTACGTTCTCCAATTCGATTTGTCTATCGAAAGAGTCTAAAGATTAAATTACAAGACTGCAAAGCACCGCCACTTACAAAAATTTCCGAGTGTTCTAAGATGTTGTTGCTACATGATGTGCTTATGGAAGCTAATGTGACTCAACTTGCTGATTTGAAATGGTTGAGTGACAGGGATATTGATGAGTTGAATATCAGTGAACGTGACGAAGATGTAAAAAATAGGagaaattttatgatgtcTTTTAGTCATGCTCATCTGCTATTTCATGTGGACCTTGAGTTGGTGGCAAGAGACAATCCTAAAGCGTCATCTCTTCTTGAATATGTATCGTTTCTGTACATTCCAGACAAGCTAGTTCTTCTTCGTGTGTTTAGTGAATCTGCCAAGTATGaatacagtttgtgtgtctcaaCTTTGTCTTCACACAATTTAGTTGAATGGCACGAGACAGCAGAAGGTTACACTTTGAATATATATCCATTGGGGCGGTCCACAATGATGAAACGTTTCAAGCAGCAGCAAGATGAGCTAGTACGTAAACTAACTGATATTTGGAAATCTATGTTGTCTCATCTGCCAGGCAAGCAAATGGACTTAATTTGTCTTTTAACTGATGTACGATTTCAACTTGCTTCTCGACCGTATTCATTGGCTAAGCATGCTTTGCTAGCAGGTGTAGAAACATCAACTTGGTTGGAGCTGGCTATGAATACATGTAATGCTTCTCTGCAGTTCCAGCCACTAGACTTATGTCGAGATTTGTGTGAAATGTACCATAAAGTGACACATTTGCTCAGTTTTTCATGTGTATTTTTACGCTTTTCGCTTATAAAAGGTATACGTCCGGCTTTACTTGTTGGTTTCAATTTATAGTGtgtttattataatttttgtGTTATTTAGCAACGGCTTTCTCTAGTATGACATATTTTACCGGGATGATAAAGGCATTAAGTTGGAATCTGGAAGTCAAGAAGATGATTGATAAGTTAAAACCAGATGAGAAGAACAAAACATATAGACGTCATAAACATGGGAAGATAAGACAGCTGATAATGTATTTAAAGAAAGTGAGTGCATCTGTATTGTTCAAAATTGCCGGATCGTTACGATACGGCAAAGATGGTGTGCTGTTGAGGCAAAGGCCAAGACGAATGTTGCATCCAACAAGATACTGTAACACGGAAGTTGGAAATAGGTTGATATCAAGTGGTATTTGGCAGACTCTTTGCGAAACCGTTATTTTCGATACTCCAGAAGCAGTCGCCTTTCTTTGTTCTGTGCAGAAACCTTTTTCTCTTGACTGGTTTGACATGATGTCGCaattttgtgtctgtttacatGACAGTGAAAGTCACCACCAGTCGAGATACCCCCACCATCGCCACGTGTTGCATATTCTTTGCTCGTGGGAGTTCCATCGTGGCACGGCAAAGTATCTATTCTGTCATAATTCGAGTGACGTGGTCTCATGGATGAAAGATGCGAGAGTGCATTTGATGGACACTATAAGTGCTCGAACTGATCCTCATCAACAAACGAAACTAACAGATTTCTGTTGCAGTTTTAATTTAGGAGACGTCCGGATAAATTATATCCTTTATCTGCTTTTCAGTTTCGACATTGCCTATGAGTCTTCAATATGGTTTATTCACGAGGTGGAACGGATTCTGTACTTCTCTATACAGGCTTGCAAGGATATGTTACATTTTGCGAAGGTTGACTGGAATGAGAACGAACTGGAACCGTGCAAATCAATTCGGTGGCTTTTGTCACCACGTGAAATTTACAGTTTGAGTTATAAATGGGTACATTTGAAGGATTCTTTGGAATTGTGGAAGGTGGGCTTGATAGTTTGCTTTGCCTTGTATAATCTAGTTTATTTCAACTTTATTAAACGTCTACGTTTTCTAGTGTAACTCTGTAATAAGCACTGCTGGAAACATGGAGCTTCTTGGAAAGGATCTTCATGTGTGTGACCACGGTGGACAAGAAAACTTGTTTTCAAGCTTCGCTCCATTTGTGGCTTCCAATTCTGTCTATCTCATGGTATATGATGTGTCAATACCACTGGAAGCTGAAGCTCAGTCATCAGTTCGACTCAATGTTGAAGGTGATTATCAGCACTTGCAAGTGAAGCTTCATCACATGAAATACAACAAGGACTGGATCAAGCATCACTTGTCTGCCATCAGTGTCAGTTCTGTGTCCAAACATCATCAATTAGCAGATGAGAGTAGGAGTGAATCTGAAGAGAAACTTACAAATGTCAGGTACAAAGAAAACAAGGACGTCCTAATTGAGTTTGAGGAATTTGTGACGCAATAtttgtttttctattttagcAACACAGAGTCCACTGGAAATGCTGTAGTAAAGAGTAGTACTCAAGGCATTGGCTCAGTATTTGATTGTGTGTCTCCACCTGCTATCTTTGCAGCCACTCATGCTGATAAAATTGTTGgtaaagaagaagaagtgatGAGAAAACAAGATGCAGTTCTCAACAGAATGTTACGTGACAAGCCATACACAGGTCATGTTTACCGTCGGCCACCAGAAAGCCAGTCATCATTGTTTAAGTCAGAGTTGTGTTTCTGTATCGACAATACAAAGTCACATTCACCATCACGGCTATCCAGAATATTCCGGTATTGGTACACTAGAATatcttatttgtttgtaaataATTGTCATTTTGTAATTGACAGAAGGAAAGAAGACCCTGAATTAGTTGCACTACGAAAGTTGATAATATCTAAGGTAGAGCAACATTGTACACAAGAACTGATTCCAGTCAACTGGTTA from Corticium candelabrum chromosome 14, ooCorCand1.1, whole genome shotgun sequence carries:
- the LOC134190349 gene encoding uncharacterized protein LOC134190349 — encoded protein: MAKRCLLDLLLGCASESELQAAHHVFEHERKTKFEGACTGLPYNFPLCRGWNNLSLNVAVVAQVGSGHIESAKLVPDVAKHFAVGLVTMPCICAGEEDKYRGKEYGTVVFDSRTTTECGGLGKEDQMVQFHACYKELDECLSSAALNTLFSHKWSSCLLAVAYRTSPRYVKELLLECILEKEGITKRKLLTAVESKLLGLTKRDSDEVLEKMWREHKLLVYAGGKRWEYKATEGELFGSVFIDAERLDIAKVNQRMADNDVNVIDKVAHSFMEQATHSFSLRLPVVMTVISGYHTESCKPVYFEAYAAATPPAFLKKVITKKKSVIKVAVVRLVKAQLFDLSDMVVDKWHDLAGHLSMSRCDLEMIEPEVHTKKERARKMLYTQRLMLGDNATIEKVNAELKQIDHEQKKKKVIASIVLLLNEVIEEKQFCGRKKELTILSNTLWGEKAPQMFTSCVVVIKRMSGRGKSLLANALMHNLTSFSLSSPSVLRSPIRFVYRKSLKIKLQDCKAPPLTKISECSKMLLLHDVLMEANVTQLADLKWLSDRDIDELNISERDEDVKNRRNFMMSFSHAHLLFHVDLELVARDNPKASSLLEYVSFLYIPDKLVLLRVFSESAKYEYSLCVSTLSSHNLVEWHETAEGYTLNIYPLGRSTMMKRFKQQQDELVRKLTDIWKSMLSHLPGKQMDLICLLTDVRFQLASRPYSLAKHALLAGVETSTWLELAMNTCNASLQFQPLDLCRDLCEMYHKVTHLLSFSCVFLRFSLIKATAFSSMTYFTGMIKALSWNLEVKKMIDKLKPDEKNKTYRRHKHGKIRQLIMYLKKVSASVLFKIAGSLRYGKDGVLLRQRPRRMLHPTRYCNTEVGNRLISSGIWQTLCETVIFDTPEAVAFLCSVQKPFSLDWFDMMSQFCVCLHDSESHHQSRYPHHRHVLHILCSWEFHRGTAKYLFCHNSSDVVSWMKDARVHLMDTISARTDPHQQTKLTDFCCSFNLGDVRINYILYLLFSFDIAYESSIWFIHEVERILYFSIQACKDMLHFAKVDWNENELEPCKSIRWLLSPREIYSLSYKWVHLKDSLELWKCNSVISTAGNMELLGKDLHVCDHGGQENLFSSFAPFVASNSVYLMVYDVSIPLEAEAQSSVRLNVEGDYQHLQVKLHHMKYNKDWIKHHLSAISVSSVSKHHQLADESRSESEEKLTNVSNTESTGNAVVKSSTQGIGSVFDCVSPPAIFAATHADKIVGKEEEVMRKQDAVLNRMLRDKPYTGHVYRRPPESQSSLFKSELCFCIDNTKSHSPSRLSRIFRRKEDPELVALRKLIISKVEQHCTQELIPVNWLLIEDKVYEIRDKSHDKIIPFLKLLQVGVEQCLMKSTIEVSDALSHLHNFSIVVYFSSSPILQHCVFIDAQWVFTSLSRLCPFHSKGLPANLQKDFDMLTKKGIMSQELANYFFRDLKDEDRSKMLEAAQLLDIVSKHQTSEQDIEYFVPSALREEYEVKIEVKSSSNDIPKVTSSLGCRSFVLNDTKTNILYMLKSAFLSLRCCTISDSLVRSVDVICRILKKLGNEDVAQFLSYSRPIGTCSFVLINQKQRSVSLSLARPKFAKPGVIFEEGVSCNVKREMIAAVSKVEGASTGSGSCRLEVTESRLQDRVQSVSNRRVTLDCSKHLPSHWNDNLLDFFDYPAFQEPEVTGLQRTSLKRTGLQVLAQSGLQQTDIQLPAGNTDLGQTRETGLSITGTTDSGLSFGKPRGARRLIFERS